A single region of the Leishmania panamensis strain MHOM/PA/94/PSC-1 chromosome 21 sequence genome encodes:
- a CDS encoding protein kinase, putative (TriTrypDB/GeneDB-style sysID: LpmP.21.0890), whose protein sequence is MEPNKAASGRGNYVRLGKNAEVIYNEADVIGRGQFGVVYRGLIPASGTVVAVKLLQNVPMVFTPTSEHASQHSHHTDRHEGKGSHPAAASSTAPSSSSFAPPAKPRLPSCPSELSILYDMRADNCPNILHVISTWNKVLKSPPHGEASSTVATATPPPSSSSSGECRPSRIFVMVTEYCEGGDLQQLMKARGGALPAHVARSFTYQLCNALLTLKRRRIVHRDVKPANLLLTSTDCEVATLKLADFGMAKAAPAPEMRKAGAAGAGSGKGARQEMRSAEDEQADAFSPLFHSEMGTPMYMSPERLSLQPYDYKADVYSAGMVLLEMMRGLCVQVKWESQLRSEVPRTIWRELRQYPPDQVPAWLELVQCMTAANPAERYSVEDVLRHSWFHAKVGPPLPLLTFPLPEASESRSSEQPLQTRLQAAATSAAGCAGDGNLSATHADKDSLAAASLGARGAESAVTAPGGSHRHADPTVGTGGKGRSAPEPSLSSSSSGDDSDAGEATSQAANVEGSCKKHRKSRSVVPSRWTVLGVCAEVDAVHNVAHGTYTGAPKPALGAVGGLSVATALSSAAMAEAFSLPPGCGPHIITNAVRAFVDATYLYVLQDELNVVRGLTLVSYLMELMQNGYAAYLKCLEHLGCSWRHTTVMNSCSLGGHRLVVREVSALYGVWRQLMTRLHNAQAAYTARLPSRILDSAVAWRRRLLGASATTGDDAACGDDGGEGAPAAVTVEEPRDADVSDASMASLEGVMMSAFPSATPISNVAADAEVSTGVGVPLLAAPPAPPMAERLRVSSVCARAEQIIFDKAVEYVQSEALSVLMDSAPPLLPPPLADDLDPTDCLEEEEATVRAHHSRMMPSPPLASERPTTVADRIISPHRGVALLRVLLRRAVLTISEVGLEAEGPRPACMPLPALSPLLAPATESASYLMPPPPLNSVSATAASASADAASNLVFVVQVPIFGTLDRTDLRTVENLLHAATRVLSSAHSSTS, encoded by the coding sequence ATGGAGCCCAATAAGGCGGCCAGTGGGCGCGGGAACTACGTGCGCCTCGGCAAGAACGCGGAGGTGATCTACAACGAGGCCGATGTAATTGGCCGCGGTCAGTTTGGCGTTGTCTACCGCGGTCTCATTCCCGCCTCCGGCACCGTCGTTGCCGtcaagctgctgcagaatGTCCCTATGGTGTTCACACCAACCTCGGAGCATGCCAGTCAGCACTCACACCATACCGACCGGCACGAAGGTAAGGGCAGCCATCCCGCCGCGGCGTCCTCCACGGCACCGTCTTCTTCCTCATTCGCCCCGCCAGCCAAGCCGAGGCTTCCGAGCTGCCCGTCAGAGCTGTCGATTCTGTACGACATGCGCGCCGACAACTGCCCTAACATCTTGCACGTCATTTCTACATGGAACAAGGTGCTCAAGTCCCCCCCACATGGTGAGGCAAGCAGCACGGTGGCCACCGCGACACCGCctccgtcgtcgtcttcctctgGTGAGTGTCGCCCCTCTCGCATTTTTGTCATGGTGACAGAGTACTGCGAGGGCGGCGACCTGCAACAACTTATGAAGGCCCGTGGTGGTGCCCTGCCCGCCCACGTTGCTCGCTCTTTCACCTACCAGCTCTGTAACGCCTTACTGACATtgaagcggcgccgcatcgtTCACCGCGATGTCAAGCCCGCAAATCTGCTGCTCACCTCGACGGACTgcgaggtggcgacgctgAAACTGGCCGACTTTGGGATGGCCAAGGCTGCTCCGGCACCGGAGATGCGCAAGGCCGGTGCGGCCGGCGCCGGGAGTGGCAAAGGCGCCAGACAGGAGATGCGTAGCGCGGAGGACGAGCAGGCCGACGCTTTCTCCCCGCTGTTCCACTCGGAGATGGGGACACCGATGTATATGTCGCCGGAGCGGCTTTCCCTGCAGCCGTACGACTACAAAGCGGATGTGTACTCGGCTGGGATGGTACTACTAGAGATGATGCGTGGATTGTGTGTGCAGGTGAAGTGGGAGTCGCAGCTGCGGTCGGAGGTTCCGCGGACAATCTGGCGGGAGCTACGGCAGTATCCACCGGACCAAGTGCCTGCGTGGTTGGAGCTCGTACAATGCATGACCGCGGCGAACCCAGCTGAGCGGTACTCGGTGGAGGATGTGCTGCGGCACTCGTGGTTTCACGCGAAGGTGGGGCCGCCGTTGCCACTTCTGACGTTCCCGCTGCCAGAGGCGTCGGAGAGCCGCAGCTCCGAACAGCCGCTGCAGACTCGACTACAGGCGGCTGCAACGTCCGCCGCTGGTTGCGCCGGTGACGGCAACCTGTCGGCCACGCACGCAGATAAGGACTCCCTCGCTGCGGCATCTCTTGGCGCACGCGGGGCTGAGAGTGCCGTGACGGCTCCCGGGGGGTCACACCGTCACGCCGACCCAACTGTGGGTACCGGGGGGAAGGGCCGCTCGGCTCCTGAGCCATCGTTGTCGTCTTCGTCCTctggcgacgacagcgatgcAGGTGAAGCTACATCACAGGCAGCCAATGTAGAAGGCTCATGCAAAAAGCACCGCAAGTCTCGCTCAGTAGTGCCTTCCAGGTGGACGGTgctgggtgtgtgcgcggaAGTGGATGCCGTCCACAATGTCGCCCACGGCACCTACACTGGGGCACCGAAGCCGGCGCTCGGTGCCGTGGGCGGGTTGTCAGTAGCGACCGCCCTGTCAAGTGCGGCGATGGCCGAGGCGTTTTCACTTCCACCTGGGTGTGGTCCTCACATCATCACTAATGCCGTGCGCGCCTTCGTGGACGCGACTTACCTTTACGTACTCCAGGACGAGCTAAACGTGGTACGTGGTCTGACGCTGGTGTCGTACCTGATGGAACTGATGCAGAACGGCTACGCGGCATATTTGAAGTGTCTCGAGCACctcggctgcagctggcgccaCACGACAGTGATGAATAGCTGCAGTCTCGGCGGGCACCGGCTCGTGGTGCGCGAGGTAAGCGCGCTGTACGGCgtgtggcggcagctgatGACACGTCTGCACAACGCACAGGCCGCCTACACGGCGCGGCTTCCATCGCGGATTTTAGACAGCGCCGTggcgtggcgacggcggctgctGGGAGCGTCGGCCACTACCGGTGACGACGCAgcgtgcggcgacgacggcggcgagggggccccagcggcggtgaccgTGGAGGAGCCGAGGGACGCGGACGTGAGCGACGCCTCGATGGCGTCGTTGGAGGGGGTCATGATGTCTGCATTTCCCTCTGCCACACCTATTTCCAATGTCGCGGCGGATGCAGAGGTGTcgacgggggtgggggtgccactgctcgctgcgcctcctgcgccaccgaTGGCAGAGAGGCTGCGCGTCTCCTCCGTCTGCGCTCGCGCAGAGCAGATCATCTTTGACAAGGCAGTGGAGTACGTTCAGTCGGAGGCGCTGTCTGTGCTGATGGActcggcaccgccgctactgccgccgcccctaGCCGACGACTTGGATCCGACGGACTGcctagaggaggaggaggcgacggtGCGGGCGCACCACAGTCGTATGATGCCATCCCCACCGCTGGCGTCGGAGCGCCCCACCACGGTGGCTGACCGCATCATTTCTCCCCACCGCGGCGTAGCGCTGTTGCGCGTGCTACTGCGGCGCGCGGTGCTGACGATCTCCGAGGTTGGCttggaggcagaggggcCTAGGCCGGCGTGCATGCCTCTCccagcgctgtcgcctctACTTGCCCCTGCAACCGAGTCAGCGTCCTATCtgatgccgccaccgccactaaATTCCGTGTCGGCTACTGcagccagcgccagcgctgacGCGGCTTCCAACCTCGTTTTCGTCGTTCAAGTGCCTATTTTCGGGACCCTTGACCGGACGGATCTTCGGACGGTCGAAAATCTGCTTCACGCCGCGACGCGTGtgctcagcagcgcgcaTTCGTCGACGAGTTAG